The window NtgcatgttgtatgtcacACGAGCATGGATTACTTCTCTTATAAATTAAGTACGGACACGCACACCACTAATTATAtgctcttatttcttttcgaTTGATTTTCAGCATTTCAAACGTACATTAGCCGCCCATAGTCAGGCCTAGGGGTACATATACAGTCCATCTAGTGAGCTCATGTGCGTGTGTGTGAGCTGTGTGTAAataagtactacacatccaacctaccaaaaacgaaaataaaacatgttgCATATTTCAATCACCACAATGGAGATAAGCGTTTGAAACGGTTATTATCATTTCTTGCTTTATGATTTATTGCAGCTACTTTCGGATCAACTTTAGCTGCACATCAAACAAAGCCTCTCATTTATATTGGTTGCATGAAGTCTAGACACTTCCTTTCACAGAAGTGAGAATTACTTCTATGTTTGTAGCTAATGCTAATTGTCGGGATCTGTAATCTTTGAtttcttaaacattttttttttttttttgttcttggccACGGGAGAGTAAAGTAGCATTGGACATTTGGTGAAGGAAAGAAGTACTTTCGTCATGCCACGGGGCAACTTTATGCAATTTCAAGTGAGTTATCAACACATTGTTTCTAATCGGTTCTCATATCGTCCGCAAAGTTAGTTGTAATTATCTTTCATTCCAAGTTATAACTTGTATCTACGTACTTCATATTGGCCTAGAATTTTCTCTCGTAAATATAGTCATCCGGCTCACTTCAAACCAACAAAGCTCTATTCTCATTCtgagattattaaaaaaatccacaGTGTAGACGAAAAAACTCCTCAGTACTAGAAGGTAGCAGTAGCACGAGGAATGTAAAGACTCCTACGTCGGGTATCGTGCTGACATAGATCCTTTTGATTTTTGCTtctgttattattattattattatttttgcagTAGCACGAGGAATGTAAAGACTCCTACGTCGGGTATCGTGCTGACATAGATCCTTTTGATTTTTGCTtctgttattattattatttttttttttgcagtaGCACGAGGAATGTAAAGACTCCTACATCAGGTATCGTGCTGacatagatttttttttttttttttttttttttttttttttttttttttttttttttttttttttttttttNTTTTGCAGTAGCATGAGGAATGTAAAGACTCTTAGGTCAAGTATCGTACTGACATAGATCCTTTTGATTTTTGcttatgttattattattattttgcagtAGCACGAGGAATGTAAAGACTCCTACGTCACGTATCGTGCTGACATagattcttttgatttttgctttatgttattattattattattattatttgcagTAGCACGAGGAGTATAAAGACTCCTACGTCAGGTATCGTGGTGCCATAgatccttttgattttttcttctgttatttatttatttattatttatttttttgcagTAGCACGAGGAGGGTAAAGACTCCTACTTCAGGTATCGTGGTGCCATAGATCCTTTTGATTTTTGcttatgttatttatttattattactattattttcaCTCAAAGTGTTTCTTTAAAGTTCTGTAGACGTAGATTTGAGAGTTTGATGTTATTGTTAAACTCCTCGTATCTTTCTATGGTTTGGCTCTTATAGTTAAAGGGAATTGATTGATCTTGATCGAAAGATAACTACAGCTTTTACCGTGCCTTACTAAACAGAATAACAAACCATCTTGCTATTAATTAGCTACAACGTTGCAGACCAGAAACTCAACAATAGTGAGCAATTTCTTAAAGAACCGATCCGTGAGGCTAAGTCTTGGTGCAGCATAGAAATGGTGTCTCATATTTTACTTATTAactattctcaatattttgcTGTTAGAACTTGGATATTGACGATTCTTATAGTTTACAGGAATATCTCCGAGCAGTTTAGTTTTGATTGCTTATCATCTTGCTAAATATCACgggaaagaaattataaagtaTAAGATACTACAGCAAAGAGTCCGTGACCTACACATATAGAGGTACACATTCTACACTCTCTTTATTCTCTTTATTCTCTTTATTAAAGAAAGCAAATGTAACATAACGTCTTGATGAATGGTTATTTATAGGAAATGGAAGGTGAAAGACTTACCATACAAAGACATGACATGACATGACAGCGGTCCCAAGCAATCAAACATCAATGCAAACAGCAGAGaatactttattttgtattgtttgaaccattttttttatggaataaatagatttagtaaaaaatgaatatttgaataatttttttttatcaaaatataattaatgaaatgataattaaataataaatgagcgatcaaagttataaatactatattatagcgttaaaaaaatgttataataaGTTAAAGATAGCATAATATTTTAGGTATATTCAACATACTACGGCTTTAATATGATGCtatgaaatgtttttataaCAATGCATATAAGCTATATTATACCTATAaaaaaaacgctataaaaatttttggacttttaataacatgggCTGTCATGACGTAcgaaaaacgctataaaaagtctaTGATAGCGttataaaaagttttagacttttaataacatgggCTGTCACGACGTAcgaaaaacgctataaaaagtctaTGATAGCGTTTTTTGTATATTATTGTATCTATTATTTCTTGTAGTGTCATCATATGGTgcctgttggatgatgaaagtcccacatcggctaatttagggaatgatcatgggtttataaacaaagaatactctctccattggtacgaggcgtTTTGGGGAAGcacaaaacaaagtcatgagagcttagctcaaagtggacaatatcataccattgtggagagtcgtgttcgtctaacatggtaccagagccatgccctagtCTCAatagaaaaggagtcaagcctcctcaaAGGCAGTCaaatcgagcctcgattaaggggtggcgtgctttgttcgaggtcccacattggctaagactctaaaggagtcaagccttgattaaggagtgacgtgctttgttcgaggggaggtgttggatgatgaaagtacATTggctaagactccaaaggagtcgagccttgattaaggagtgacgtgctttgttcgaggggaggtgttggatgatgaaagtcctacgctggctaatttagggaatgatcatgtctttataaacaaagaatactctcttcatCGGTATGAGGCCTCCCGGGGACtcccaaagtggacaatatcataaccGTGTCAAGGTGACATTTTagcaatatttttaattattattttggttgtaatatataatgattttaattagGCATGACATCTCACAgtaatgattattttaaaagaaaaaaataaaagtagttACGCTTTTCCACTAAAATCACATAACAACTTCCCTAAAAACGTACAAAGCGCTCTCCACGCAATGGTTTGGCCTATCTTTGCACAAAAGCTGCAATGCTATAAGCAACGCGCGCGGTATCCCATAAAACACTCACAGGACCTCCTTCGCTCGTTGCAGAGTAGATCATGGCCTACAGGTCTATGAAGAACATCCTCCAGAGCCCTGCTCTTGTCCAGGTTCGTTCCCCTTCCTAATTAATAATCTCTCCTCTCTGCACTTGCGATTGTTCTGAGATGaattaatttcatcaaacacacACTGTTCTTAAAAATCGCTGAAGATTAGAGAAGTTTAGAGCGCTTGTATTTGATTGCAGTATATACTGGAAGAGAATTCGTATCCGAGAGAGCATGAACAGTTGAAGGAACTCAGAGAAGCCACGTTAGAAACGTTAAAGCCATGGTGAGATTCCGATTTAGATTTTTGCGATTTCAATCCATTTGGATTCAATTAGGAAAGTTTAGAACGATCAATTCGGCTGGATTGTATTCGGTAATCTTGTAGGAGAGTGTTTAATGATTTTGGAAGGAAATTTGGCGATTGAATTGCAGGAGCGTGATGAGCGTACCGGCGGATCAAGGATTGTTTCTATCGATGCTTCTGAAACTGATGAACGCGAAGAAAACGATAGAGATTGGCGTATTCACTGGCTATTCGCTCCTAACCACTGCGCTAGCACTGCCCGCTGATGGTCAGGTAAGGCCTAGATTCCTCCTCAATCTTCATCGCCACCATCTGCTGATTAATTTAGTTGCTGATTAATTTGGTTtcagttaattttaaattctcctTTCCCCAAATgcttaaatttagtttatttatattaaatataacttaattttcatccaaattccttaaataatagtaataacaattttcatgaaaaaaaagacacataaatatatatttcaaaaaggTTTAACAGAAACtacaattttaagttttttttttcttttatatataatttagtgaGACATctaatttagtaattaaaaataaaatatcaaatcgGACAActcccaacccaacccaatggTGATATCTGGCAACTCGACCAACCTAATTCTAATAGAGTGTTAGGTTGGGTGATATCCTAATAGAGTGTTGGGTTGGGTGATATCCGACAACtcgaccaacccaaccctaatAGAATGTTGGGTTGGGTGATATTCGACAACTCAGGGTTGGGTGATATTCGACAACTCGACAACCCTAATAGTGTTGGGTTGGGTGATATCTGACAACTCGACCGACCCAACCCTAATGGTGTTGGGTTGGGTGATATCTGACAACTCGACCGACCCAACCCTAATAGTGTTGGGTTGGGTGATATCTGACAACTCGACCAACCGAACCCTATAGTGTTGAGTTGGGTGATATCTGACAATtcgaccaacccaacccagtGTTATGATTTATACATGcatctattttattttgaatataaaagtatttttttattgtttttaatgtataatttatttaaagtaatcatttttattattttttaattttatcatctatataaattttctagtttttttttttttaataattataaattatttgggtttgttcggaacttttaatattttgtgtagtgtgaataaataaaactttttaaaaagattaaaaaaaaaagtgtttgttGGCGAACTTTTTGTATAGTGTGAGTATAGTGTGAACACCTTAACCCAAACCGAACCCCAAAataaagggttgggttgggctGAGTTGTGAAAAAGTTTcaggttgggttaccaatccaaccaacccaaacccaaatttttgggttgagtaaaaaaaaaaaaaaactcttaatCCAACCGAGACCATGTAACCTTTAAGGAGTATTACCAAGGTAATAAAATTTACTATTTTGTTTGCTTGTTTGGATGGTAGATTACGGCTATTGATGTGAACAAAGAATCATACGATGTTGGCTTGCCATTTATGAAAAAGGCGGGAGTTGATCATAAGATCAATTTTGTAGAAGCACAAGCGTCGGTCTTTCTCAACGACCTCGTCAATGATGTAAGTCCTTATTGcgtaaggaaaaagaaaattttaaaagttgtttGGCAATGGTATTGATTGTCGTGTATCATCAATTCATAGtttgtattaaattaaatattatgtatttttttctcGTTGAACAGGGAAAAGAAGGAGAATTTGATTTTGCATTTGTGGATGCTAACAAAGAAGGGTACATTATATATCACGAATTTCTCTTGAAACTAGTGAAGGTAGGTGGAGTGATTGCATACGACAATACCCTATGGTTTGGATCAGTGGCACAAAATGAAGACGATGTTGATGAGATTTTAAAGGTTAATAGAATTCATTTGCGAGAACTCAATGCTTTTCTTGTTAATGACTCGCGCATTGAGATAGCTCTCCTCTCTATTGGAGATGGTCTCACTCTCTGCAGACGTATTCAGtaagtttcttctttctatcttcaaattttctcaCAAAATCATATTGGAGTTCATACTTGGAGGCACGTGCGTgtctatatttaataaaaaattagttttcatttttaatatgtttcaTCTGTATTTTTCGATCCCAGTAATAGATCATTTATTAAGtagtatttttataatatttactcTAAAACTGTAGGCACTTACtatgtatttttataatatttaatttttttaaaatattttatttttcaggtaagaATAATGGACAGCATGGTGGATGATAACGTCTCTTGCAGAGCTatgaaaatcatatatattttagctTTTGCTcgtttttcttgtttatcaTGAACCTTTGAAATAAAGAGGGTGTGTTTCgaacttatttaattttgtaaaccGTTATCTCTCCTTTAAATGTGAGAATTATGTTATATTAGCCTTTTAACCATGCTTATCCATACACGATTAAAATGAGCTTCTGGTTGAGTCGTTGCATGAGTTAAGTTTGACCCCATGAGATTTTTTGCCAGTCGTTGATCATGCACATTAACTGTCCATGCTTGATTTGGCTTTGTTATCTTCACCCCTCTCTTAGATTTTTgccacaatttttttcttcttaattttgcatcattgtggagagttgtgttcgtaAAAGTAGTTAAGCTTTTCCACTAAAATCACATAACAACTTCCCTAAAAACGTACAAAGCGCTCTCCACGCGATGGTTTGGCCTATCTTTGCACAAAAGCTGCAATGCTATAAGCAACGCGCGGTATGCCATAAGACGCTCACAGGACGTCCTTCGCTCGTTGCAGAGTAGATCATGGCCTACGCTTCTACGAAGAACATCCTCCAGTGCCCTGCTCTTCTCCAGGTTGGTTCCCCTTCCTAACTGAATCTTGTTcgtcattttattttatttctgagGACTAATTAATAATCTCTGCACTGCGCCAATCACTCGCGATTGTTCTGAGATGAATTAGTTTGATCAAACACTGTTCTTAAAAATCGCTGAAGATTAGAGAAGTTTAGAGCGCTTGTATCTGcttgtatttgattttgagattAATAATCTCTGCACTGCGCCTTCGTTACGTTAATTACTCGCGATCGTTCTAAGATGAATTAGTTTGATCAAACACTGTTCTTAAAAATCGCTGAAGATTAGAGAAGTTTAGAGCGCTTGTATCTGCTTGTATTTGATTCTGAGGACTGATTAATAATCTCTGCACTGCGCCTTCGTTACGTTAATTACTCGCGATCGTTCTAAGATGAATTAGTTTGATCAAACACTGTTCTTAAAAATCGCTGAAGATTAAAGAAGTTTAGAGCGCTTGTATTTGATTGCAGTATATACTGGAAGAGAATTCGTATCCGAGAGAGCACGAACAGTTGAAGGAACTCAGAGAAGCCACGTTAGAAACGTTAAAGTCATGGTGAgattctgattcttcttccaCTTTAGATTTTTGCGATTTCAATCCGTTTGGATTCGATTAGAAAAGTTTAGAACGATCGATTCGGCTGGATTGAATTCGGTAATCGTGTAGGAGAGTGTTTTAATGATTTTGGAACGAAATTTGGCGAGTGAGTTGCAGGAGCGTGATGAGCGTACCAGCGGATCAAGGATTGTTTCTATCGATGCTTATGTTttggatattattttttaatttcataatctatCCCTATATTCTTATATATTAAGGTtacaatttttcttattttgtattgTAGTTGTCacgaatttatttatttcttattttgtatGGTAGTTgtcatgaatttatttatttttttaaaaattatagattattCGGGtttatttgtgaaattttaatattttctttatctaGGATCGAACAATTATGAAGTGTGCataaatcaaacttttaaaaaaaattaaaaaaaaaaaaaaaaaaaaaaaaaaaaaaaaaaaaaaaaaaaaNCAATCCGACACCCTAATCCGAAcccaatccaaaaataaaaggttaggTTGGGCTAggggttgtgaaaatttttggGTTAAGTTACCAATCCAAGTacaacttttgggttgggtcaaaaaaaaattttaacccaacccaactcggaCCATGTATACCTTTAGGGAGTATTACCAAGGTAATAAATTCTACTATTTTGTTTGCTTGTTTGGATGGTAGATTACGGCCGTTGATGTGAACAAAGAATCATTCGAGGTTGGCTTGCCATTTATGAAAAAGGCGGGAGTTGATCATAAGATCAATTTTGTAGAAGCACAGGCGTCGGTCTTCCTCAACGACCTTGTCAATGATGTAAGTCCTTATTGcttaaggaaaaagaaaattctaaaaattgtTTGGCAATGATATTGATCGTCgtgtatttaatttaaaatacgaTACTctatattaatttcattaattcatAGTtcatattgaattaaatattatgtattttttcttGTGGAACACGGAAAAGAAGGAGAATTTGATTTTGCATTTGTGGATGCTAACAAAGAAGGGTACATAAAATATCACGAATTTCTCTTGAAACTAGTGAAGGTAGGTGGAGTGATTGCATACGACAATACCCTATGGTTTGGATCAGTGGCACAAAACGAAGACGACATTGATGAGAATTTAAAGGTTAATAGAAATCATCTGCGAGAACTCAATGCTTTTCTTGTTAATGACTCGCGCATTGAGATAGCTCTCCTCTCTATTGGAGATGGTCTTACTCTCTGCAGGCGTATTCAGTAAGTTTCTCATTCTTTctatcttcaaattttctcaCAAAATCATATCCGAGATCACACTCGGAGGTGCTGACGGTGGCGTGCCTATATTTAATCCTTTGAAAATTAGTTTTCATGTTTAATATGTTTCATCTTTATTGTTCATCCCAATAATGGATCATTTATTAGATAGTTTTTTATAATGACTCTAAAAGTGGAATCACTTACcatgtatttttataatatttaattttttaaaaatattttatttttcaggtagaaataaaggaaaacatGGTGGATGATAACGTGGCAGAGCTatgaaaatcatatatattttagctTTCGCTCGTTGTTTTCTTGTCTATCATGAACCTTTGAAATAAAGAGTGTGTTTCATTTTGTCGAACTTATTTAGTTTTGTAAACCTTTAAATGTGAGAATTATGTTATATTAGCTTTTTAACCGTGTTTATCCATACACGATTAAAATCAGCTTCTCGTTGAGTCGTTACATGAGTTGAGTTTGACCccatgagatttttttttttgtagatcATGCACATTAACTGTCCATGCCTGATTTGGCTTTGTTATCTTCACCGCTCTCTTAGGTTTTTgccacaatttttttcttctcaattttgcGATAtggtctactttgagcatgaACTCACATGGTTTTGTAtggtctactttgagcatgaactcacatggttttgttttggttttatcGAAAGACCTcatttcaatgaagatgtattttttatttataaatccacgatcaaccccttaattagccgatgtgggattcaTCTTGTAACGCCctagatccaccactagccgatattgtcttctttgggtttcccctttGTCCTCcaccccaaccaatgtgggacatcacaatccacctcctttcgaggcctagcgtccttgctagcactctttctttcctccaatcgatgtgggaccgcccccaaatccacctcctttggggcctagcatccttactggcacactgcctcatgtctacccccgttcggggaacagtgagaaggctagcacatcgaccggtgtctggctctgataccatttgtaacggcctagatccagcgctagcagatattgtcctctttgggctctccctttcgggcttcccctcaagactttaaaacgggTCTTTTACCTattaatctaaggtcattatTATACTTTAAATGCAGAATTTACCTTAAATTGGCTCTTATCATAAATGTGACATAAGTTTGCCTTCTATTACCTCATAATAACGAATACActacctcgtgtctaccccctttggggaaacagcgagaaggttggcacatcgtccggtgtctggctctgataccatttgtaacggcccagatcccccgctaacagatattgtcctctttgggcttttccgctcgagcttcccctcaaggctttaaaacgcatcttttacctatttaatctaaagtCATTACTATACTTTAAATGCGGAATTTACCTTAAATTGACTCTTATCATAAATGCGACATAAGTTTGCCTTCTATTACATCGTAATAACgaatacaagggaaagaaagaaaaaagagaaagaaaaaagaacaagctGAAACAAATGTCTTATACTACcctatattttattatacgattacaattcaacctaaactaacctatactatTGATGCAAACGGGAATTCAACCTAAACTAACCAATATTATGAATGTAAACgaaattcaacctatactaacctattcCTCTAACATCTGCACGTTTTTGTGCAttattgattatgaatataAATGCTAAGTTCTTATTgaaactcaaatattttattttttaaaaatggttggATGTGTTTGCTCTTATCGGACTCGTTTATGTGATAAGATGCATTATTGATTATGAATNagcgctagcagatattgtcctctttgggctctccctttcgggcttcccctcaagactttaaaacgggTCTTTTACCTattaatctaaggtcattatTATACTTTAAATGCAGAATTTACCTTAAATTGGCTCTTATCATAAATGTGACATAAGTTTGCCTTCTATTACCTCATAATAACGAATACActacctcgtgtctaccccctttggggaaacagcgagaaggttggcacatcgtccggtgtctggctctgataccatttgtaacggcccagatcccccgctaacagatattgtcctctttgggcttttccgctcgagcttcccctcaaggctttaaaacgcatcttttacctatttaatctaaagtCATTACTATACTTTAAATGCGGAATTTACCTTAAATTGACTCTTATCATAAATGCGACATAAGTTTGCCTTCTATTACATCGTAATAACgaatacaagggaaagaaagaaaaaagagaaagaaaaaagaacaagctGAAACAAATGTCTTATACTACcctatattttattatacgattacaattcaacctaaactaacctatactatTGATGCAAACGGGAATTCAACCTAAACTAACCAATATTATGAATGTAAACgaaattcaacctatactaacctattcCTCTAACATCTGCACGTTTTTGTGCAttattgattatgaatataAATGCTAAGTTCTTATTgaaactcaaatattttattttttaaaaatggttggATGTGTTTGCTCTTATCGGACTCGTTTATGTGATAAGATGCAttattgattatgaatataAATGCTAAGTTCTTATTGAAACTCAaacgttttatttttttaaaatggttggATGTGTTTGCTCTTATCGGACTCGTTTATGTGATAAAATGCATTAGTGATTATGAATATAATTGCTAAGTTCTTATTGAAACtcagatgttttatttttttaaaatggttggATGTGTTTGCTCTTATCGAACTCTTTTATGTAATAAGATGTATTATTGATTTTGGGACCCGTGTGTATTTTGGGacacttttaaaatgttttattgtGGTAAGGGTTACACACTGTGTGTATCGGGTAACAAACCATTAATAGTTGCTCGATGAGTGATATTTGAAAAGGATTATCGGTGGGAAGACTGCACGTTATGTGTTTCGAGTAATTAACCACTAAGGTTCCATGATTTTCATTTGATCAACCATATAAAAGTTTGCACATTAACCCTAATAAAAGAGTGTCGAGTACTTTTAATACTCATCGTGTTTTCAAAACGATTTTCAAGTAAGTGCAATTGGTGCACGAGTGAAGAGTATGAAGAAGAAGGCTGATAAGTGTGCAGAAAGTTCTGTcgttacaaatatatattgttatgtatcacgactcttcacaatagtatgatattgttcactttgaacataatttCTGACATAAGTTCTCATAGCTCGGGAGACCAAAAAGAtctcattccaatggagagaagtattcatcacttataaactcatgatcagtctctaaattagccaatgtggacTCACTCTTACATAAATATTCCTCACTCAAAAACTCATGATGagtccctaaattagccaatgtgggactccctcctaacaatcctcaacaattatACGTATCTAtacatttataatataattttgataatttgttGTAACCAAATCAACCTTGCACACGTCACGGTCGATGTGTTGCATGTAACTGTATGCCTATTCCAAACACaccaaaatcatatctacaCTCACCATGActaaaatgcctcaaaatgtacttaTTATAGTtagatatgactagttgtcaattcttcttACTAGGGCTATATCGGTCGTAGTTGTTTACTCActttttagcttataacattgcttcctttcaaattgttcttaatgtattttttcgatcacgttttctaaaatattcttttcaaACATGACTTGAGGCTCGAGCATAAGTCGATATTGTCTGTAAATTTATACAATTAGATTATTCTTTGAGTTAAAATAAGTCTAGGCTCTATTGGGGGTAggctacttttttttttttaattactgtCCCACATACTTTCCACCAGAGCTGCTGTATTATATAAACCATGCGCGGTTTTCCATAAAGGCTCACACGAAGTCACTGATTGCAGGCCAAGCGCGTTCGTTGCAGAGTAGGTCATGGCCGACGATTGTCCAGATAAGAATATCCTCCAGAGCACTGCTCTTCTCCAGGTTAGTTCCCGTTCCAATCTGAATCTTGTTCATGTTTTGTTTCCGATTCCGATTCCGATTCCGAGTAGTAATTAGTCTCTTGCGTCTTCATTTCGTTAATTACTCGCGATTGCTCTcagataaattaatttaatcagATATTGTTGGAAAATTGGATAAAGAATTGAGGAGTTCAAAACGCATGTATTTGATTGCAGTATATACTGGAAGCCAATTCCTATCCGCGAGAGCACGAACAGTTGAAGGAACTCAGAGAAACCACACTCCGAAAGTTCGACAAGTCCTTGTGAGAATTCCGACTCCTCTTCGAATTTAGATTTTTGCAATTTCTATCAGTTTCGATTCGATTAGGAAAGATTTAGAACGATCGATTCGGTGTACGAGACtgtttaataatttgtaagGAAATTTGTGGATTGAGATGCAGGAGCGTGATGAGCGTACCGGCGGATCAAGGATTGTTTCTATCAATGCTTCTGAAACTGATGAACGCAAAGAAAACGATAGAGATCGGCGTATTCACCGGCTATTCGCTCCTAACCACTGCGCTAGCGCTGCCTGCTGATGGTCAGGTAAGGCTTAAAGATTTATCAATGCTTTTGGAACTGCTATTCATTTGTTTATCGAattcatttcatattttttttgattCCTCTGTTTGTTGATTTGGATGGTAGATAACAGCCATTGATGTAAACAGAGCATCATTTGAGATCGGTTTGCCATTTATCAAAAAGGCAGGAGTTGATCACAAGATCAATTTTGTGGAATCACAGGCATTGATTGTCCTCAACAACCTCATCAATGACGTAAGTTCTTGATTCCAAGTTGCTTATTGAACTTGGCTTCtaattttataacataattaattttctagtTCTATATTATagaactgaaaaagaaaaaattctaaaaattatagattGTTGTCTAaatcttaatattttcattgtttttgtaaattaatttaaataattttttttaatagga is drawn from Cucurbita pepo subsp. pepo cultivar mu-cu-16 chromosome LG09, ASM280686v2, whole genome shotgun sequence and contains these coding sequences:
- the LOC111801778 gene encoding flavonoid 3',5'-methyltransferase-like isoform X2; translation: MAYRSMKNILQSPALVQYILEENSYPREHEQLKELREATLETLKPWSVMSVPADQGLFLSMLLKLMNAKKTIEIGVFTGYSLLTTALALPADGQITAIDVNKESYDVGLPFMKKAGVDHKINFVEAQASVFLNDLVNDGKEGEFDFAFVDANKEGYIIYHEFLLKLVKVGGVIAYDNTLWFGSVAQNEDDVDEILKVNRIHLRELNAFLVNDSRIEIALLSIGDGLTLCRRIQ
- the LOC111801778 gene encoding caffeoyl-CoA O-methyltransferase-like isoform X1, translated to MADDCPDKNILQSTALLQYILEANSYPREHEQLKELRETTLRKFDKSLSVMSVPADQGLFLSMLLKLMNAKKTIEIGVFTGYSLLTTALALPADGQITAIDVNRASFEIGLPFIKKAGVDHKINFVESQALIVLNNLINDDTKTEYDFAFVDAVKGEYIKYHEFLLRLVKVGGVIAYDNTLWYGSVAQNDDVVPDDLKANRSHIREFNAFLVNDSRVEIALLSIGDGLTLCRRVK
- the LOC111801778 gene encoding caffeoyl-CoA O-methyltransferase-like isoform X3, translated to MAYASTKNILQCPALLQYILEENSYPREHEQLKELREATLETLKSWSVMSVPADQGLFLSMLLKLMNAKKTIEIGVFTGYSLLTTALALPADGQITAIDVNRASFEIGLPFIKKAGVDHKINFVESQALIVLNNLINDDTKTEYDFAFVDAVKGEYIKYHEFLLRLVKVGGVIAYDNTLWYGSVAQNDDVVPDDLKANRSHIREFNAFLVNDSRVEIALLSIGDGLTLCRRVK
- the LOC111801778 gene encoding flavonoid 3',5'-methyltransferase-like isoform X4; the encoded protein is MAGDSKNILQCPALLQYILEENSYPREHEQLKELREITLETFKYWSVMSVPADQGLFLSMLLKLMNAKKTIEIGVFTGYSLLTTALALPADGQITAIDVNKESYDVGLPFMKKAGVDHKINFVEAQASVFLNDLVNDGKEGEFDFAFVDANKEGYIIYHEFLLKLVKVGGVIAYDNTLWFGSVAQNEDDVDEILKVNRIHLRELNAFLVNDSRIEIALLSIGDGLTLCRRIQ